In Geopsychrobacter electrodiphilus DSM 16401, a single window of DNA contains:
- a CDS encoding endonuclease MutS2, protein MEIVTSTLVRLEFDAVRGLLAKRTASAPGRLLAEQLVPLESHQAVLLALEEVGEAQHLLADGTPPLANNAVLSSTLKRSAASGSLLGAEQLQQVRDAIEAAGRCRNWADPLEVESRLACLCLELDPLSGLLRRLQLSIGARGEILDSASFELGDIRRELRQLRGQIKQQLTRLLAGSEVAGCFQDELITVRNGRYVVPLKADYRGRIKGLVHDESASGQTLYFEPELVLAGNSRLQQLLQEEQREERRILLQLTDLVRQYRTELARNEELLARLDLRFATARLAGEYNGQIPLLVDEPLIDLREARHPLLMVGTGEELEPVRAIPINLCLLPPAQTLVISGPNTGGKSVALKSFGLLLLMVRAGLPIPCAEGSRLSLFDALFVDIGDQQSISEQLSTFSGHLTRLKEILRQAGPNALVLLDEAGTGTDPAEGAALVIAALEMLQQAGAHTVLTTHLGQLKNWAAETPGVENAAVDIDPDTLAPKYRLNYGVPGASSAMATASRLGLPTPLLDRAQQLLGEQPQQGNELILSLNRRQQELDALHQQIELERVDARRLWLMRRDQLEKLQQHKSRVHAQAVQQAEGLIAETTRQLRRLKRDADIGTSAKAQVAVAGKLDEVRQQLAPFRPLQKPRRTSGQAPEVGELVRVIPLDLTAEVVKIQGKDVELQISGKRIRQPLAQVEALTPRRFARRSERQATSVSRPAVSESQAMRLVLVGQRIEPALQALERFLDDALLASLEQIEIVHGSGTGALRKAVREYLARQRFVTAFYAAAAEDGGEKITVAELGSG, encoded by the coding sequence ATGGAAATCGTAACCAGCACCTTAGTCCGATTGGAATTTGACGCCGTGCGCGGCCTGCTGGCTAAACGCACGGCATCGGCGCCGGGCCGCCTTCTGGCTGAGCAGCTGGTGCCGCTGGAATCACATCAGGCCGTGCTTCTCGCGCTGGAAGAAGTAGGTGAGGCGCAACATTTACTTGCGGATGGAACGCCGCCTCTGGCGAATAATGCGGTACTGAGCTCAACCTTGAAACGCTCGGCGGCGAGCGGCAGTCTCCTCGGAGCAGAACAGTTACAGCAGGTCCGTGACGCGATTGAAGCGGCCGGACGTTGTCGCAACTGGGCGGATCCACTGGAGGTTGAGAGCCGTCTGGCGTGCCTTTGTCTGGAATTGGATCCTTTATCCGGCCTGTTGCGGCGTTTGCAGTTATCGATCGGCGCGCGTGGCGAGATCCTCGACAGTGCATCCTTTGAGCTTGGCGATATCCGCCGCGAATTACGACAGCTTCGCGGTCAGATCAAACAGCAATTGACCCGTCTGCTTGCCGGTTCAGAGGTCGCGGGCTGTTTTCAGGACGAATTGATTACGGTCCGTAACGGGCGCTATGTCGTGCCGCTTAAGGCAGATTATCGGGGTCGCATCAAGGGCCTGGTTCACGATGAGTCAGCCAGTGGTCAGACGCTCTATTTTGAACCAGAGTTGGTTCTGGCCGGCAATAGTCGCCTGCAGCAGCTGCTCCAGGAAGAGCAGCGCGAAGAGCGTCGGATCCTGTTGCAGTTGACCGATCTGGTTCGCCAGTATCGGACTGAACTTGCACGAAATGAAGAATTGCTGGCGCGCCTTGATCTGCGATTTGCCACGGCCCGTCTGGCTGGTGAGTATAACGGTCAGATCCCTCTGCTGGTCGATGAACCTCTGATTGATCTGCGTGAGGCGCGGCATCCATTACTGATGGTCGGGACTGGCGAAGAGCTTGAACCTGTGCGAGCGATCCCGATCAATTTGTGTCTGCTGCCGCCCGCTCAGACCCTGGTCATCAGCGGACCCAATACCGGCGGAAAGTCGGTAGCGCTTAAAAGTTTTGGCCTGTTGCTGTTGATGGTGCGGGCCGGTTTGCCGATTCCTTGCGCCGAAGGGAGCCGGCTCTCTTTGTTTGATGCCCTGTTCGTCGATATCGGTGACCAACAGAGCATCAGTGAGCAGCTTTCGACTTTTTCCGGGCATTTGACCCGTTTGAAGGAAATCCTTCGGCAGGCCGGGCCTAATGCCCTGGTCTTGCTGGATGAAGCCGGGACCGGGACCGACCCGGCCGAAGGCGCCGCGCTGGTCATCGCGGCGCTCGAGATGCTTCAGCAGGCTGGTGCACATACGGTATTGACGACCCACCTTGGGCAGCTTAAAAACTGGGCAGCCGAGACGCCGGGTGTCGAAAATGCCGCGGTCGATATAGATCCCGACACCTTGGCACCCAAATATCGGCTGAACTACGGGGTGCCCGGAGCGAGCAGTGCCATGGCCACGGCGAGTCGTCTGGGGCTCCCGACGCCGTTACTGGACAGGGCGCAGCAACTCCTTGGCGAGCAACCCCAGCAGGGGAACGAACTGATTCTCAGCCTTAACCGGCGGCAGCAAGAGCTCGATGCGTTACATCAACAGATTGAGCTGGAACGTGTCGATGCGCGGCGACTGTGGCTGATGCGTCGTGATCAGCTTGAAAAACTGCAACAGCACAAGTCACGGGTTCATGCCCAGGCGGTGCAGCAGGCGGAAGGGCTGATCGCCGAAACAACCCGGCAGTTGCGCCGCTTGAAGCGCGATGCCGACATCGGCACCAGTGCCAAGGCGCAGGTCGCGGTTGCCGGCAAGCTCGACGAGGTCAGACAGCAATTGGCGCCTTTTCGGCCCCTGCAAAAGCCTCGGCGTACCAGCGGGCAGGCCCCTGAAGTGGGTGAGCTGGTTCGGGTGATTCCTCTTGATCTGACCGCCGAGGTGGTCAAGATTCAAGGGAAGGACGTGGAGCTGCAAATTAGTGGCAAGCGGATACGCCAACCTTTGGCGCAGGTTGAGGCCCTGACTCCACGGCGTTTTGCACGGCGTAGTGAGCGGCAAGCGACCTCGGTCAGCAGGCCAGCGGTATCCGAGTCTCAGGCGATGCGGCTGGTGTTGGTCGGGCAACGGATCGAGCCGGCCCTGCAGGCCCTGGAGCGTTTTCTGGATGATGCACTGCTGGCCAGTTTGGAGCAGATCGAGATCGTCCATGGTAGCGGCACCGGCGCCCTGCGTAAGGCTGTGCGTGAATATCTGGCCAGACAGCGATTTGTGACTGCCTTTTATGCCGCGGCGGCTGAAGATGGAGGGGAAAAAATCACGGTAGCCGAGCTGGGGAGCGGATGA
- a CDS encoding CvpA family protein yields MGLVDILILVILGIFLLKGVLRGLLREVCSLLGLVVGGLLAFYLHIPLSQWFVKMLHWPSQLCVTISFLLVFLLSVLVFGVLGYLLNRFATLTLMTGVNRILGAIFGMAQGVVLLALILFALNSTDLPGDFNQQLKRSELAPPFSRLGATIFSSSKDLALN; encoded by the coding sequence ATGGGACTGGTTGATATTCTGATCCTGGTGATCCTCGGGATTTTTCTGCTGAAGGGTGTGTTGCGTGGATTGTTACGCGAGGTCTGTAGCCTGCTCGGGCTGGTTGTTGGCGGGTTGCTTGCCTTTTACCTGCATATCCCCTTGTCGCAATGGTTCGTTAAGATGCTTCACTGGCCGTCGCAACTTTGTGTAACGATCAGTTTTTTGTTGGTCTTTTTGCTCTCTGTGCTGGTTTTCGGGGTACTGGGTTATCTGCTGAACCGTTTTGCAACCCTGACCCTGATGACCGGGGTTAACCGTATATTGGGGGCGATCTTCGGTATGGCTCAGGGTGTCGTCCTCTTAGCATTGATCCTGTTTGCTTTGAATTCCACCGACCTGCCGGGGGATTTTAACCAGCAGCTTAAGCGTTCTGAATTGGCCCCGCCTTTTAGTCGTTTGGGAGCAACAATTTTTTCCAGCAGCAAGGATCTGGCGCTGAATTGA
- a CDS encoding GatB/YqeY domain-containing protein has product MSLQDQLNNDMKDAMRAKDTIRLGTIRQLRSAIKNKEIETGKPLEDDAVIGVITTQCKQRREASQMFRDNARLELAEKEDAELVILQAYLPTQLDEAELRAIISEIIARVGATSPQDMGKVMGPVMAKTRGCAEGKLVNQLVKELLAG; this is encoded by the coding sequence ATGAGTCTCCAGGACCAACTAAATAACGACATGAAAGACGCGATGCGGGCGAAAGATACGATCCGCCTTGGCACTATCCGCCAACTTCGCAGTGCGATTAAAAACAAAGAAATTGAGACCGGAAAACCGTTGGAAGACGACGCGGTTATCGGGGTGATTACCACTCAGTGCAAGCAGCGCCGTGAAGCTTCACAGATGTTCCGCGACAACGCGCGCCTCGAACTGGCGGAAAAGGAAGACGCCGAGCTTGTGATCCTGCAGGCCTACCTGCCGACCCAGCTTGACGAAGCAGAACTGCGGGCCATCATCTCGGAGATCATTGCCAGGGTTGGCGCCACCTCGCCGCAGGATATGGGTAAGGTGATGGGGCCGGTTATGGCCAAAACCCGGGGTTGCGCCGAGGGGAAGCTGGTCAATCAGCTGGTAAAGGAACTGCTCGCGGGCTGA
- a CDS encoding YSC84-related protein, whose product MNRFLTFIILTSCLILSSPVLASDVAPNPEDPLMVYRSSEVAGPFFNNSYGYAFFPTVGKGGIGIGGAYGQGQVYRNGRITGTASLYKLSIGFQLGGQVFSEIIFFKDKHAYDEFVNGGFELDASASAVAITAGAQATTGTAGSSAGVSVGTHSDRQLGGEYRNGSAIFIHTKGGLMYEASVGGQKFTYRPLIN is encoded by the coding sequence ATGAACAGATTCCTTACTTTTATCATCCTCACCTCATGCCTGATATTGAGCTCACCGGTGCTCGCCTCAGATGTCGCACCGAATCCAGAGGACCCACTCATGGTCTACCGCAGCTCTGAGGTTGCGGGGCCCTTCTTTAACAATTCCTATGGCTATGCTTTTTTCCCCACCGTCGGCAAAGGCGGGATCGGAATAGGCGGGGCTTATGGTCAGGGGCAGGTCTACCGCAACGGCAGGATTACTGGCACTGCGTCCCTTTACAAGCTGTCGATCGGCTTCCAGCTGGGTGGCCAGGTTTTCAGCGAAATCATCTTTTTTAAAGACAAACATGCCTATGACGAGTTTGTTAATGGTGGTTTCGAACTGGATGCCTCGGCCTCGGCGGTGGCCATTACCGCAGGCGCCCAGGCGACCACCGGTACCGCAGGGAGTTCGGCCGGAGTCAGTGTCGGGACTCACTCTGACAGACAACTGGGTGGAGAATATCGCAACGGTTCAGCTATATTTATCCATACCAAGGGAGGATTAATGTACGAAGCGTCTGTCGGCGGGCAGAAGTTCACCTATCGCCCGCTTATCAATTAA
- a CDS encoding vWA domain-containing protein — protein MKAMLKVLLPLLLLALATPVLARPLVNLNLDLDRTVLPAGQTVKAIIKVLLDVPQLENSSLRPPVNLTLVLDRSGSMAGAKLQKAKEAAIVALSRLGAQDLFSLVTYDHSVITLIPPQSAANSEWITSRIRAITPGGNTALFGAVSQGAAEIRKHLDDNYIHRIILLSDGLANVGPSSASDLGRLGAALQKEGISVTTIGIGDGFNEDLMTQLASHSDGNHYFVESSQDLPRIFASELGDVLSVAASRIRIEIDCLPGVRPLRIIGREGTIRGTGVQLRMNQLYSGQQKYALIEVLIEPGIAGQQREIVQVTSRYENAMTNKAEKIQRLASINFSASHDEVRQSASRTVQKAVVENEMATARDRALDLYNAGRKEDAVRELQQSSDVLEASSANLGFSDLAQKAKSLNKDAVEFSAPSIPSARKKELRSESYQVRKQQKAH, from the coding sequence ATGAAAGCGATGCTGAAAGTCCTCCTCCCCCTCCTGCTGCTGGCTTTGGCCACCCCGGTTCTGGCCCGACCGCTGGTCAACCTCAACCTTGATCTTGACCGCACTGTTCTCCCGGCGGGGCAGACAGTGAAAGCCATCATCAAGGTCTTACTCGATGTTCCGCAGCTTGAAAATAGCAGCCTGCGCCCACCGGTCAACCTGACTCTGGTTCTTGACCGTTCTGGTTCAATGGCAGGGGCTAAACTGCAAAAAGCCAAGGAAGCCGCGATAGTCGCCCTGAGTCGTCTTGGCGCACAGGATCTCTTCTCCCTGGTCACCTACGATCACAGTGTCATCACCCTGATCCCACCTCAGTCCGCGGCCAACAGCGAATGGATCACCTCAAGGATCCGCGCCATTACCCCCGGGGGCAACACAGCCCTGTTCGGTGCCGTCAGTCAAGGCGCCGCCGAGATCCGTAAACATCTCGATGACAACTACATCCACCGCATTATTCTACTTTCAGACGGGCTGGCCAACGTCGGACCGAGTTCAGCGTCCGATCTCGGTCGCCTTGGCGCAGCACTGCAGAAGGAAGGGATCTCGGTGACCACCATCGGTATCGGCGACGGCTTTAATGAAGACTTAATGACACAACTGGCCAGCCACAGTGACGGCAACCACTACTTCGTCGAATCAAGTCAGGATTTACCCCGAATTTTTGCCAGCGAACTGGGTGATGTCCTGAGCGTCGCGGCCAGTCGGATACGTATTGAAATCGACTGCCTCCCCGGCGTTCGCCCGCTACGCATTATCGGTCGCGAGGGGACCATCCGCGGCACTGGTGTCCAGTTGCGGATGAATCAGCTCTACAGCGGTCAGCAGAAATATGCTTTAATCGAAGTCCTTATCGAACCGGGGATTGCAGGACAGCAGAGGGAAATTGTGCAGGTCACCAGTCGCTATGAAAACGCCATGACCAACAAGGCCGAAAAGATTCAACGCCTGGCCAGTATCAATTTCTCCGCGAGCCATGATGAGGTCCGGCAATCGGCCAGCCGAACAGTTCAGAAAGCCGTTGTCGAAAACGAAATGGCGACTGCGCGTGATCGCGCCCTTGACCTGTATAATGCCGGACGTAAAGAGGACGCGGTACGGGAGCTACAGCAGAGCAGCGACGTCCTTGAAGCCAGCAGTGCCAACCTTGGCTTTAGTGATCTCGCCCAGAAAGCAAAATCACTCAACAAGGATGCGGTAGAATTTTCGGCCCCGAGTATTCCTAGTGCCCGAAAAAAGGAGCTCCGCTCTGAAAGTTACCAGGTGCGCAAGCAACAGAAGGCCCATTGA
- a CDS encoding sensor histidine kinase, producing MIRTRLIIASWLLLLVPALLLGVGAWRLLQNENTRLNQRERQSAAVRLNTVASNLELAIAEVEDGLMQRLKTFAGGDLPQLLSDWREENPLVRNVFIWQPGTGLIFPDRKRPASDEERLFIRRYLPLFSGEIAWQPPPADQMPARLNASPSPTDSVINERKELRLLASKAPTSSESVATADLAAPTGKTLWRSWYADDQLHLLGWYQPAGGGLRYGIELEMMALLSRLLSTLSPPPGSHEALALIDGNGHIFHQSGAFEITDQAPEFSHSIAGLPHWQLGFFTNPDQRQADSGFLLIGSLLAGSFIAAILLGGSLLLWQSLRHQRDARQKTSFVSNVSHELKTPLTTIRMYAELLEEGKIESAQKQRGYLQTIIRESQRLTRLVNNILDFSRLEQGHKDYNLSDFDLIALLDEILDRQSLRLKEAGLVLTRQIDLDSVLICSDRDAIEQILLNLIDNAIKYAASGKQLTLEVTRTKTQVNISLTDHGPGIPSAQRQKIFAKFHRLDSSLTSSQPGAGLGLSIAQQLARGMGGDLSCNPGPTGGTCFCLTLPLLRGRT from the coding sequence ATGATCCGCACCAGACTGATCATCGCCTCATGGCTTCTGCTGCTGGTTCCGGCCCTGCTCCTCGGGGTCGGAGCCTGGCGGTTGCTACAGAACGAAAACACGCGCCTGAACCAGCGCGAACGTCAGTCTGCCGCGGTACGACTAAACACCGTCGCCAGCAACCTGGAGCTGGCGATTGCGGAAGTCGAAGATGGTCTCATGCAGCGCTTAAAAACCTTCGCGGGCGGAGATCTGCCACAACTGCTCAGCGACTGGCGCGAAGAGAACCCGCTGGTTCGCAACGTCTTTATCTGGCAGCCGGGAACGGGCCTGATTTTCCCCGACCGCAAACGTCCGGCCAGCGATGAAGAACGCCTCTTCATCAGACGCTACCTGCCGCTCTTCTCGGGTGAAATTGCCTGGCAACCACCACCCGCAGATCAAATGCCGGCCCGCCTAAACGCTTCGCCGTCCCCAACCGATTCGGTGATAAATGAGCGCAAGGAGCTTCGCCTGCTCGCCAGCAAGGCTCCGACTTCCAGTGAATCCGTGGCAACCGCAGACCTCGCGGCGCCTACCGGGAAAACACTCTGGCGGAGCTGGTACGCCGATGATCAGCTGCATCTTCTGGGCTGGTATCAACCCGCCGGAGGAGGACTGCGTTACGGCATAGAACTTGAGATGATGGCCCTGCTCAGCCGTCTGCTCAGCACCCTCAGTCCTCCCCCCGGCAGCCACGAGGCCCTGGCGCTCATTGATGGCAACGGTCATATTTTTCACCAGAGCGGAGCCTTTGAAATCACCGACCAGGCCCCCGAGTTCAGCCACAGTATCGCCGGTCTGCCACACTGGCAATTGGGCTTCTTTACCAACCCTGACCAGCGCCAGGCAGATTCGGGGTTTCTGCTGATTGGCTCTCTGCTTGCGGGCAGCTTTATCGCTGCAATTCTGCTCGGCGGGTCCCTGCTGTTATGGCAAAGCCTGCGCCATCAACGCGACGCCCGTCAGAAGACCTCGTTTGTCTCCAACGTCTCACATGAACTCAAAACCCCCCTGACCACGATCCGCATGTACGCCGAACTGCTCGAGGAAGGGAAAATAGAGTCAGCCCAAAAACAGCGTGGTTATCTGCAGACCATCATCCGCGAGAGCCAGCGCCTGACGCGCCTGGTGAACAATATTCTCGACTTCAGTCGGCTTGAGCAGGGGCACAAAGATTACAACCTCAGCGACTTTGACCTGATCGCGCTGCTGGATGAGATCCTGGACCGCCAGTCTCTTCGCCTTAAAGAAGCCGGGCTTGTACTGACCCGCCAGATTGACCTGGACAGTGTCCTGATCTGCAGCGACCGCGATGCCATCGAGCAGATCCTGCTCAACCTGATCGACAATGCCATCAAATACGCGGCAAGCGGCAAACAACTGACCCTCGAGGTGACCCGGACCAAAACGCAGGTCAACATTTCATTAACCGATCACGGCCCCGGTATCCCCTCGGCCCAACGACAGAAAATCTTCGCCAAGTTTCACCGCCTCGACAGCTCGCTGACCAGTTCGCAACCCGGGGCGGGCCTTGGTTTAAGCATCGCACAACAACTGGCACGCGGCATGGGAGGCGATCTGAGTTGCAACCCCGGGCCAACCGGCGGTACCTGCTTCTGCCTGACTCTGCCACTTTTAAGGGGGAGAACATGA
- a CDS encoding response regulator transcription factor, producing MNRPLILVAEDDHSLRQGLIDLLEAENYRVCAAPNGREALELYQRLKPDLLLLDVMMPELSGYDLCREVRRHDSDTLIVMLTAKGEEIDKVVGLELGADDYVTKPFGLHELRARVAAVLRRQRKAPSLVDLSSTFIFGLAKIDRKAFTAEREGRRYKLSSRELTLLETFAAAAGEVLSRNDLLNAAWGVDYFGTTRTLDQHIVQLRKKIEVDPAHPAIIETVHGIGYRYKGQHQTDQISFGSKPE from the coding sequence ATGAACCGGCCACTGATCCTGGTTGCGGAAGATGACCACAGCCTGCGCCAGGGTTTAATTGACCTGCTCGAAGCCGAAAACTATCGGGTCTGCGCTGCGCCCAATGGCAGAGAGGCCCTTGAGCTATACCAACGGCTGAAGCCCGACCTGCTGCTGCTCGATGTAATGATGCCGGAGCTGAGCGGCTATGATCTGTGCCGCGAGGTTCGTCGTCATGATTCAGATACGCTGATTGTCATGCTGACAGCTAAAGGGGAAGAGATCGACAAGGTGGTCGGGCTTGAATTGGGCGCGGATGATTACGTCACCAAACCCTTCGGCCTGCACGAGTTGCGGGCACGCGTGGCCGCAGTTTTGCGCCGGCAGCGAAAAGCCCCGTCGCTGGTAGACTTGTCGTCAACATTTATTTTTGGTCTAGCAAAGATTGACCGAAAAGCCTTCACCGCAGAACGTGAAGGGCGCCGATATAAACTCAGCAGCCGGGAACTGACCCTTCTTGAAACCTTCGCCGCCGCCGCCGGAGAAGTTCTCTCCCGCAATGACCTCCTCAACGCCGCCTGGGGAGTCGACTATTTCGGCACCACCCGCACCCTCGACCAACATATTGTTCAACTGCGCAAGAAGATAGAAGTTGACCCTGCCCACCCCGCAATTATTGAAACCGTACACGGTATCGGCTACAGGTATAAAGGCCAACACCAGACGGACCAAATTTCTTTCGGATCAAAACCTGAATAA
- a CDS encoding MucR family transcriptional regulator: MATITELAAKIVSAHASSTALTKDELFAELKDLHSVLSKLEKSESLPPAEESTEEIPAISKRKAFGNKKITCMVCGKEFTTLKRHLKTSHEMTAKEYCTKFDIPAGTVLAAKDYSASRRQMALDKDLAGGLAKARAEKAKKK, translated from the coding sequence TTGGCAACAATCACTGAATTAGCCGCAAAAATTGTATCAGCACATGCATCATCAACCGCTTTGACAAAAGATGAGCTTTTTGCTGAGCTAAAAGACCTTCATTCTGTACTATCAAAGTTGGAGAAGAGTGAGTCCTTACCTCCTGCAGAAGAAAGTACAGAGGAGATCCCGGCGATCTCTAAACGGAAAGCCTTTGGCAACAAGAAAATAACTTGTATGGTCTGTGGCAAGGAATTCACCACCCTTAAAAGGCATTTAAAAACTTCGCATGAAATGACCGCCAAAGAGTATTGCACAAAATTTGACATCCCTGCAGGCACCGTACTCGCTGCCAAGGACTATTCTGCAAGCAGACGACAAATGGCACTTGATAAGGATCTAGCCGGGGGATTAGCAAAGGCACGTGCCGAAAAGGCCAAGAAGAAATAG
- the lhgO gene encoding L-2-hydroxyglutarate oxidase has product MKTETTLYDYLLIGGGIVGASTALQLQQRFPAARILLLEKESTAASHQTGHNSGVIHAGVYYAPGSLKAQFCREGSRATMAFCEAHKIPYQCCGKLLVATNAAELGRMEDLAERCRQNEIEIEILSATQLKAAEPNIAGLGALLVPATGIVDYRQITMAMLEEFARLGGEIRLSARVAALYEEEDFIEVVYGSERIRGRFLVCCAGLMADRVLAMLGIDADFRIVPFRGEYYQLPTDYNDIVSHLIYPIPDPELPFLGVHLTRMIDGSVTVGPNAVVGWKREGYGRVNFSLRDSIDNLSFPGFWRVMRNHLRSGTVEMKNSLWKRGYLQLVRKYCPQLALSDLRPYPAGIRAQAVMADGSLVHDFLFAESPRSLHVCNAPSPAATSALPIGAYICDQIEERRG; this is encoded by the coding sequence TTGAAGACTGAAACCACTCTCTACGATTATCTGCTGATCGGCGGCGGAATTGTCGGGGCCTCGACGGCTTTGCAGCTGCAACAACGTTTTCCCGCCGCGCGAATTTTGTTGCTCGAAAAAGAGTCGACCGCCGCCAGCCATCAGACCGGGCACAATAGCGGCGTCATCCACGCCGGAGTCTACTACGCTCCGGGGAGTCTCAAAGCGCAGTTTTGTCGCGAGGGTTCGCGGGCGACCATGGCCTTTTGCGAAGCCCATAAGATCCCCTACCAGTGCTGTGGAAAATTACTGGTGGCGACGAACGCCGCTGAACTTGGACGGATGGAGGATCTGGCCGAGCGCTGTCGACAGAACGAGATTGAGATCGAAATCCTCAGTGCCACGCAACTCAAGGCGGCCGAGCCGAACATTGCCGGGTTGGGCGCACTTCTGGTGCCGGCCACCGGCATTGTTGATTATCGCCAGATCACCATGGCTATGCTCGAAGAATTTGCCAGGCTGGGTGGGGAGATCCGTTTGTCCGCCAGGGTCGCTGCGCTCTATGAGGAAGAGGATTTCATCGAGGTAGTTTACGGTTCCGAACGGATCCGGGGACGCTTTCTGGTTTGCTGCGCCGGTTTGATGGCCGACCGGGTGCTGGCGATGCTCGGGATTGACGCCGATTTTCGGATCGTCCCGTTTCGTGGGGAATACTATCAGCTGCCGACCGACTATAACGATATTGTCTCACACCTGATCTACCCGATTCCTGATCCCGAACTTCCCTTTTTAGGCGTGCATCTGACGCGCATGATCGACGGCAGCGTAACCGTCGGGCCGAACGCGGTCGTCGGCTGGAAGCGCGAAGGCTACGGTCGGGTCAACTTTTCCCTGCGCGACAGTATCGATAATCTCAGTTTCCCGGGGTTCTGGAGGGTGATGCGCAACCACCTGCGTTCGGGGACGGTCGAGATGAAGAATTCACTCTGGAAGCGGGGCTACCTGCAACTGGTCCGCAAGTATTGCCCACAGTTGGCCTTAAGTGATCTGCGCCCATATCCCGCCGGCATCCGCGCTCAGGCAGTCATGGCCGATGGCAGTCTGGTCCACGATTTTCTCTTTGCTGAAAGCCCGCGCAGCCTGCATGTCTGCAACGCACCCTCTCCGGCAGCAACCTCGGCGCTGCCGATCGGGGCTTACATCTGTGACCAGATTGAAGAGCGCAGAGGGTGA